ACTGGCTGAAAATGGTGTGGAGTTCCTCGATGGCGATGCCCATCTCGTGGGCGACCTCGTTCTCCGACGGCGTGCGCCGCAGCTGCGCCTCGAGCGTGGCGTAGGCCCGCTCTACGTTGCGTGCCTTCTGCCGCACGGACCGGGGAATCCAGTCGAGCGCCCGGAGTTCGTCGATCATCGCGCCCCGGATGCGGGTGATCGCGTACGTCTCGAACTTGATGGACCGCTCGATGTCGAACTTCTCGATCGCGTCGATCAGCCCGAACACCCCGGAGGACACGAAGTCCGCCTGCTCGACATTGGGCGGAAGCCCCACGCTGACCCGGCCCGCGACGTACTTCACCAGGGGTGAGTAGTGCAGGATCAACTGCTCGCGCAGCCGCCCGTCCCCCGTGTCCTTGTACGACCGCCACAGCTCGTCCAGCGACGAGGGGGCGGGGGGCCGCTCCCGCTCGCCGCTACGGGCAGCGGGCGGAACCGCCGCCGCCCGATCGGACCCTGAGGTGTGCTGGGGCATGTGTTGCCTTGAGCCGTTCTGCCGTGAGGTGGTGAGGTCGTGCGGGCCGATGGTTTCGCCCGCGCCCGCGAGGTGGTGAGCTTGCGTGAAGTGAATGAGGTTGTCCGTCTGTCTGCCTGTGGTTGCCTGTCCGCGTCGGAATCCTTGTGAGCGTAGCGTGACTGGAGTGTCGCAGTGTGCGAACAGCAGGGGATCCCGCGTACGCAGATACGTTCCGCTGGGCGCCCCACCGAGCACCTCCCGTCGCCGTGCGTGACGATCGCGAAGCGTCAACTGCGGCCATTCCCAAGGCCATCGGGGGTTCATCCAGACGGCCGAACACGTTCGGTCACGGAGCGTCTCCTTTCGGCAAGACCGACACAATCGCCTGGCGTGTCAACTGCCAGCCGTCGCCGTGTCGTTCGACGAACCCGAGAGAGCGCAACTCGTACAGCCGACCGATCGCCGCGTCCACCACCGTGCCCGCGCCGAGCGCGATCTCCCGGGGTGACGCGCTGCCCCGGGCGGGCAGCGCCGCCAGGACGCGCGCGGCATCAGGGGCGAGCAGATCGCGCGGTACGACGGGGCCGCGGCGCTCCGGGGCCAGCTCGCCCATGTCGCCCACCAGCTCGACGATTTCCGCCGCGTCGGTCACCAGGATTCCGTCCCGACGCAGCAGTTCGTGCACCCCCGAGGAGAGCCCGCTCGTCGCGGGGCCCGGCACCCCCATCGTGAACCGTCCCAGCTCCCGCGCACTGCGCGCCGTGGCGAGCGCACCACTGCGGTAAGCGGCCTCGACGACGACACTCCCCCGGGTGAGAGCGGCGATCACGCGGTTCCGGAGGATGAATCTGCTCGGCGTGGGATGGTCCCCGGGCGGCAACTCCCCCACAAGCAGACCCTGTTCCGCGATCCTCCTGAGCAACTCGGTGTGTCCTCGCGGATAGGCCCGGTCGACCCCGCACGCGAGCACCGCGACCGTGGCCCCGCCGGCCCCCAGTGCTCCCCTGTGCGCGGCCCCGTCCACCCCATAGGCGCCGCCCGACACGACCACCCAGCCCCGCTCGGCCAGCCCCGCGCCGAGCCCGGCCGCCATATGCGCCCCGTACTCCGTGCAGGCCCGCGCGCCGACCACCGCCACCGACCGCAGCGCCCAGATCCGCAGGCTGGGCTGCCCCCGCACCCACAATCCCACCGGCCGCGCGTCCCCGAGGTCGTCCAACTGGACGGGCCACTCCGCCTCCCCCGGGCACACGAACCGCACCCCCGCGTCCCGCGCCACCACCAGATCCCGCTCGGGCCGCGCGTTCCCGGCCCGCGCCCGCAGCCCTTCCCACCGGGCCGGTGTCACTCCGTCGAGCCGCTCCTCCCCCTCGGCCAGCCGTCGCACCACTTCCACGGCCCCGGCCTCGCGCAACCACCGTCCGCCCACCTCGTCCCCCGGTTCGAGGATCCGGGTCAGGGCGACCCTCGCCAGCCGCTCCTGCTCCGAGGAGGGGCCCGGGTCCTCGGTCATGTCAGTGCCCCGATCGCCATCGGCACGCCCCTCGACACCCCCGTACGCAACTGCAGCGCCAGGGCGACGTCCTGTGCTGCGGGTCGGCCACGGCCTGCGAGGTCCGCGACGGTCCAGGCCACCCGCAGGACCCGGTCGAGCCCCCGGGCGGTCAGGAAGCCGCGCTCCAGGTCGAGTTCGGCGGCGTCCAGTGCGCCCGGCTCGGCGGGCCACCGCGTGCGCAGGGCGTGGCCCGGCACCTCGCTGTTCGTACGCCAGCCGGTGTCGGCCAGCCTGGCCGCGGCCCGCTCCCGGGCGCCGCGTACCCGGTCGGCGACCGTCTGTGTGGAGTCCCCCGGAGTGCCGAACCCCGCCAGCTCGGATCGTGTGACCGGCTCCACCTCGACCTTCAGGTCGACCCTGTCGAGCAGCGGGCCCGAGAGCCGCGCCTGATAGCGGCGGATGACGGATGCCGGGCATTCGCAGCCGTCGCCCAGCAGGGTGTGCCGACCGCAGGGACAGGGGTTGGCCGCGAGCACCATCAGGAACTTCGCGGGCAGTCGCACCACTCCCGCGCTGCGAGCGATCACCACATGGCCCGACTCCAGGGGCTGCCGCAAGGAGTCCAGGGTCTGGGTGCTGAATTCCGGCGCCTCGTCGAGAAAGAGCACGCCACGATGAGCCAGCGACACCGCCCCCGGCCGTGCGATTCCCTTGCCGCCGCCCACCAGCGACTGCATCGTCGCGGAGTGGTGCGGTGCGCAGTACGGCGCGGTGTCCACCAACGGCTTGCCCGGTGGCAGCATGCCCGCCACGGAATGGACGGCCGTCACCTCCAGGGACTCCTCCCGGGTCAGCCGGGGCAGGATCGCCGGCAGCCGCTCCGCGAGCATCGTCTTTCCCGCGCCCGGCGGGCCCTGCAGAAAGAGGTGGTGCCCGCCCGTGGCCGCCACCTCCACGGCGGTCCTGGCCGAGGTCTGTCCGACGACGTCGG
This Streptomyces sp. NBC_01283 DNA region includes the following protein-coding sequences:
- the whiG gene encoding RNA polymerase sigma factor WhiG, whose translation is MPQHTSGSDRAAAVPPAARSGERERPPAPSSLDELWRSYKDTGDGRLREQLILHYSPLVKYVAGRVSVGLPPNVEQADFVSSGVFGLIDAIEKFDIERSIKFETYAITRIRGAMIDELRALDWIPRSVRQKARNVERAYATLEAQLRRTPSENEVAHEMGIAIEELHTIFSQLSLANVVALEELLHVGGEGGNRLSLMDTLEDTAADNPVEVAEDRELRRLLARAINTLPEREKTVVTLYYYEGLTLAEIGNVLGVTESRVSQIHTKSVLQLRAKLASFGR
- the dprA gene encoding DNA-processing protein DprA; the encoded protein is MTEDPGPSSEQERLARVALTRILEPGDEVGGRWLREAGAVEVVRRLAEGEERLDGVTPARWEGLRARAGNARPERDLVVARDAGVRFVCPGEAEWPVQLDDLGDARPVGLWVRGQPSLRIWALRSVAVVGARACTEYGAHMAAGLGAGLAERGWVVVSGGAYGVDGAAHRGALGAGGATVAVLACGVDRAYPRGHTELLRRIAEQGLLVGELPPGDHPTPSRFILRNRVIAALTRGSVVVEAAYRSGALATARSARELGRFTMGVPGPATSGLSSGVHELLRRDGILVTDAAEIVELVGDMGELAPERRGPVVPRDLLAPDAARVLAALPARGSASPREIALGAGTVVDAAIGRLYELRSLGFVERHGDGWQLTRQAIVSVLPKGDAP
- a CDS encoding YifB family Mg chelatase-like AAA ATPase, which translates into the protein MGFARTCSVALVGVEGVVVEVQADLEPGVAAFTLVGLPDKSLTESKDRVRAAVVNSGGEWPQKKLTVGLSPASVPKSGSGFDLAVACAVLGAAERIDPRTLTDIVMIGELGLDGRVRPVRGVLPAVLAAADAGYEQVVVPECTAAEAALVPGVSVLGVRSLRQLIAVLTDEPVPEEEPDVPGRPDPMLAGLCVPGTGIGTGLSGGLDDALALDLADVVGQTSARTAVEVAATGGHHLFLQGPPGAGKTMLAERLPAILPRLTREESLEVTAVHSVAGMLPPGKPLVDTAPYCAPHHSATMQSLVGGGKGIARPGAVSLAHRGVLFLDEAPEFSTQTLDSLRQPLESGHVVIARSAGVVRLPAKFLMVLAANPCPCGRHTLLGDGCECPASVIRRYQARLSGPLLDRVDLKVEVEPVTRSELAGFGTPGDSTQTVADRVRGARERAAARLADTGWRTNSEVPGHALRTRWPAEPGALDAAELDLERGFLTARGLDRVLRVAWTVADLAGRGRPAAQDVALALQLRTGVSRGVPMAIGALT